GCCTCGATCATCCGGCGCACGGCCATGAGCTGGAGCAGATAGTCGGGATCGGTCGAAAAGCGCTGGCGCACTGTGACGGCCAGCGTTTCGAGATAGCCGTCGACGTCGTCACGCACCACTTCCGTGCGCTCGCCATGGCGGCGACGCACCAGCCCCTTTGTCTCCAGTACCTGGATCGCCTCGCGCACCGACCGGGTGGAAACGCCGAATTCGTTGGCGATGGCGCTTTCGGAATCGAGCCGGTCGCCGACCTTGAGTTCGCCGTTCAGAATGCGGCTCTCAAGAATGGACGATACTTCCGAATGCAGCCGCTCGCGTCGTTTCAGCAGTCCACCATTCGCCTTTTCGGCTTCGGTTCTCATCATGCGTTCCGTTTCCTTTTCGCTCGGTTGACAATACTTATGTCATGAGTCATAAGTCAAGTGTTATGTCACTGCGGGGTCGCCTAAGAAGCGGGTTCGAAGAAAGACTCACAACGGGAGGTAGATATGAAATCCACTCTGAAGACACTTGTCCACACCACGGTTGCCGCTGCGGCTCTTCTCGGGCTTGCGGGCGCTGCCCATGCCGAATGGCCGGAGCGCGCCGTTACGGTGATCGTGCCGTGGTCCGCCGGCGGCGGAACCGACGCCACCGCGCGCGCCGTTGCCGCCGACCTGGAAGAAAAATTCGGCCAGCCCTTCAATGTCGTCAACCGCACCGGCGGCGGCGGTCTTGTCGGCCACTCGGCCATCGCCAACGCCAAGGCGGACGGCTACACGATCGGCGTCATCACCATCGAAAGCACGATGTACGAAACGCAGGGCCTGCCGGGCGTCAATCCGGACAGCTACGACTATATCGGCCGCTACAATGCCGATGCGATCGGCATCAATGTTCAGGCCGACGCCGGTTATGACGGTGTTCAGGCGCTGATCGATGACGTGAAGGCCAACCCGGGCACGATCACCGCCTCGGGCGCCAATCGCGGCGGTCTTTCGCATCTTGCCTGGGCCGGGCTTCTCAACAAGCTCGACATCGCGCCGGACGCCAGCCCCTGGGTTGCTTCCGACGGGTCAGCGCCCGCGCTGCAACAACTTGCCGCCGGCGCCATCGACGTGGTCTCCACATCGCCCGCCGAAGCCCGTTCGCTGGTCGAGGCCGGCGAAGTCGCGACACTGGCGCTGATCGCCGATGAGCGCAGCCCGCTCTTCCCCGATATCCCGACCACGACCGAGGCGCTTGACGTCCAGTGGTCGCCGATGCCGTTCCGCGGCCTTGCGGGTCCGGCCGGTCTTCCGGCCGAAACCGTCGAGAAGCTCGAAGCAGCACTTCAGGAAATCTGCGATGATGCCGAGTTCCAGAAGTTCATGTCGTCGCGCGGTTTCTCCGTCGCCTATCAGGACGCCGCGACCTTCAAGCAGACGGTCTACAATGACTATGAAGGTCTTGCCGAGACCATGAAGGTTCTGGGTCTGGCGAAGTAACGTCGTCGGAGTGAACTGACATGAAAATCAGCGACCGGATTACCGGGCCCGCTTTGTCGCTCTTCGGAGCGGCCGTGATCGTGGGGGCGACGAAGCTCCCCACGGTTCCGGGCGTGCGCTTCGGTGCGGACCTCATGCCCATGCTTGTGGGTATCGGCTTTATCGGGCTCGGCATTGCCATCAGCATGGGCGCCTTCATCGCCGGCGGCGGGCAGAAACTCATCGACCTTTCCGAATGGCATGTGCCGATGCGCAAGAAACTGGCGGCCGTCTGGACGCTTGCCGGCCTCTTGCTCGGCATCTTCCTGTTCGAAACCGTGGGCTTTCCGCTCTACGCCTTCATCTACATGGCCGTATTGATGCTGCTGATGGGCGCGTCCTGGATGGTCACGGTAATCGTCAGCCCGACGGTCGTGCTTCTTCTCTATGTCGGCTTTTCAAAAGGCCTGCTGGTGCCGCTTCCCGCCGGCCTTCTGGGAGGGATATTGTCATGAGTGCCGATACGCTGCTTCAGGCCCTTTCGATCGTCTTCCAGGTGGATGTGCTGCTCGCCATCCTGCTCGGCGCTGTCTACGGGCTTTTCATCGGCGCGTTGCCGGGGCTGACGGCGACCATGTCGACCGCCCTTCTGGTGCCGGTCACCTTCTACATGGCGCCCGTGCCGGCGATCGCGTTGATCGTCTCATCGACGGCCATGGCGATCTCGGCCGGCGACATGCCGGGCACGCTCCTACGTATTCCCGGAACACCGGCATCGGCCGCCTATACCGACGAATCCTATCAGATGACGCTGAAGGGCAAGGCGTCGACCGCGCTTTCCATCGGCTTCTTCTTTTCCGCCATGGGCGGCCTTGTCGGCGCCACCGTCCTGCTCGTCACCGGCCCGTTGCTGGCGAAGATTTCGCTCAATTTCTCCAGTTTCGAATTCTTCTGGCTGGCCGTGCTCGGTCTTCTGACCTGCGCGCTGGTCTCCGGCAGCGATGCGGCACGCGGTTTCACCTCGCTTCTGATCGGGTTGCTGATCTCCACGGTCGGGCTCGACATCACCACCGGCGCGCCGCGCTTCGTCTTCGGCCAGATGGAACTGATGGGCGGCGTTTCCTTCATTCCGGTGATGATCGGCATGTTTGCCTTTTCGGAGATCCTGCGCGGCTTCACCACCGGCCAGACCGGCAGCGGCGCTGAAATGCCGAAGCTTGGAAAGATCGTGCCGTATCAGGGCATATTCGGCCTGTTCCGCAAATATCCGTTCTCCTTCGTGCGCGGCGCCTCGCTCGGCACGGCTGTCGGCGCGCTGCCGGGCATTGGCGGCGACCTTGCGGCCTGGATTGCCTATGGCATGTCCAAGCGCTTCTCCAAGACGCCGGAGAAATACGGAACCGGTCATCCGGAGGGGCTGATCGAGTCGACCTCATCGAACAATGCCGGGCTTTCCAGCGCCTGGATCCCGGCGCTCGTCTTCGGTATTCCCGGCGATGCCGTCACCGCCATT
This window of the Martelella lutilitoris genome carries:
- a CDS encoding tripartite tricarboxylate transporter substrate binding protein, translating into MKSTLKTLVHTTVAAAALLGLAGAAHAEWPERAVTVIVPWSAGGGTDATARAVAADLEEKFGQPFNVVNRTGGGGLVGHSAIANAKADGYTIGVITIESTMYETQGLPGVNPDSYDYIGRYNADAIGINVQADAGYDGVQALIDDVKANPGTITASGANRGGLSHLAWAGLLNKLDIAPDASPWVASDGSAPALQQLAAGAIDVVSTSPAEARSLVEAGEVATLALIADERSPLFPDIPTTTEALDVQWSPMPFRGLAGPAGLPAETVEKLEAALQEICDDAEFQKFMSSRGFSVAYQDAATFKQTVYNDYEGLAETMKVLGLAK
- a CDS encoding tripartite tricarboxylate transporter TctB family protein, with the protein product MKISDRITGPALSLFGAAVIVGATKLPTVPGVRFGADLMPMLVGIGFIGLGIAISMGAFIAGGGQKLIDLSEWHVPMRKKLAAVWTLAGLLLGIFLFETVGFPLYAFIYMAVLMLLMGASWMVTVIVSPTVVLLLYVGFSKGLLVPLPAGLLGGILS
- a CDS encoding tripartite tricarboxylate transporter permease translates to MSADTLLQALSIVFQVDVLLAILLGAVYGLFIGALPGLTATMSTALLVPVTFYMAPVPAIALIVSSTAMAISAGDMPGTLLRIPGTPASAAYTDESYQMTLKGKASTALSIGFFFSAMGGLVGATVLLVTGPLLAKISLNFSSFEFFWLAVLGLLTCALVSGSDAARGFTSLLIGLLISTVGLDITTGAPRFVFGQMELMGGVSFIPVMIGMFAFSEILRGFTTGQTGSGAEMPKLGKIVPYQGIFGLFRKYPFSFVRGASLGTAVGALPGIGGDLAAWIAYGMSKRFSKTPEKYGTGHPEGLIESTSSNNAGLSSAWIPALVFGIPGDAVTAIAVGVLFMKGVNPGPRLFVENPSMPTAIILCFFVANLLLFPLGFAAIKLARHVLSIPRSVIVPIILVCCFLGSYAVNNTLFGVWVMLIAGVVGYLMERNGFPIAPVILGLVLGPVLERNFIMSMQISGGNLLGFFERPIAAFLGVVVCLILVATAVRSILYFRRGAPGEKDAVQSPQ